In the genome of Tautonia rosea, the window CCGAAGAACATCGTCGCAAACGCCGACAGGAAACAATTCAGAATTTCAAGGAGCACGTCAACCTCACCGCCCGGCAGCTGGAGCGCTGGCTCCAGACCGAAGACTCTCGATCTTCGGGGCGACGTCGGGCTGGTGCGAGCGAATCCATCGGCCACGAATCCGGCCGGAAAATCGTGGGCTTGCTCCGGAAAAACACAAGTGAATACGATGGGAAAGACCTCGCTCACATGCGAAAGGTGGTCGGCTACATCAAGCGTCACCTGAATCAACGACCCG includes:
- a CDS encoding DUF3140 domain-containing protein, which produces MADAIGARAEEHRRKRRQETIQNFKEHVNLTARQLERWLQTEDSRSSGRRRAGASESIGHESGRKIVGLLRKNTSEYDGKDLAHMRKVVGYIKRHLNQRPDGDITETRWRYSLMNWGHDPLKT